ATGAGTATTAAATCAGACAAGTGGATCTGCCGCATGAGCGAAGAGCATGGCATGATTGAACCATTTGAACCGAACCAGATTAAACAGGTAAACGGTGAAAAAATCATATCCTATGGCACTTCAAGCTATGGCTACGATATCCGCTGTGCCCGTGAATTCAAGATTTTTACCAACATTAACAGCACCATTGTTGATCCGAAAAATTTTGATACGCGCAATTTTGTTACCATTGAGGATGATTTCTGCATTATTCCGCCCAATTCATTTGCCCTGGCTCGTACAGTGGAATACTTCCGTATTCCGCGCAATGTGCTCACTGTGTGTCTGGGTAAATCCACTTATGCGCGTTGTGGCATCATCGTCAACGTTACGCCGTTTGAGCCGGAGTGGGAAGGCTATGTCACTCTGGAGTTTTCCAACACCACGCCGCTGCCAGCTAAAATTTATGCCAACGAAGGTGTAGCGCAGGTGTTGTTTTTTGAAAGTGACGAAGAGTGCGCTACTTC
This portion of the Snodgrassella alvi genome encodes:
- the dcd gene encoding dCTP deaminase, which gives rise to MSIKSDKWICRMSEEHGMIEPFEPNQIKQVNGEKIISYGTSSYGYDIRCAREFKIFTNINSTIVDPKNFDTRNFVTIEDDFCIIPPNSFALARTVEYFRIPRNVLTVCLGKSTYARCGIIVNVTPFEPEWEGYVTLEFSNTTPLPAKIYANEGVAQVLFFESDEECATSYKDRAGKYMGQTGVTLPKA